A single genomic interval of Trichosurus vulpecula isolate mTriVul1 chromosome 6, mTriVul1.pri, whole genome shotgun sequence harbors:
- the LOC118852819 gene encoding 40S ribosomal protein S25-like encodes MLPKDDKKKKDAGKSAKKDKDPVNKSGGKAKKKWSKGKVRDKLNNLVLFDKATYNKLCKEVPNYKLITLAVVSERLKIRGSLALQELLSKGLIKLVSKHRT; translated from the coding sequence ATGCTGCCCAAGGAtgataagaagaagaaagatgctGGCAAGTCAGCCAAGAAGGACAAAGATCCTGTGAACAAGTCTGGGGGCAAAGCTAAGAAGAAGTGGTCCAAGGGAAAAGTTCGAGATAAGCTCAACAATCTGGTTCTGTTTGACAAAGCAACGTACAACAAACTCTGCAAGGAGGTCCCCAATTATAAACTTATCACCCTTGCAGTAGTCTCAGAGAGACTGAAGATCCGGGGTTCTCTAGCCCTCCAGGAACTGCTTAGTAAAGGTCTGATTAAGCTGGTTTCCAAACACAGAACATAA